From Salinicoccus roseus, one genomic window encodes:
- a CDS encoding class I SAM-dependent methyltransferase, giving the protein MKNQTMVKKFDRQSKTYDKRRGNDPTDKYRERIIPEAEGKVLEVGIGAGGNFPYYEADIELTGVDFSPKMINAAQEAASAYPFEATLYEADIAELDFDENSFDTIVSTLSFCAYEHPDDVLGNFAKWCRPEGTILMMEHGESTNRLLAGALNIVDPVSMKVLGCHQNRNISDIVRHSDLKIVKEERHLAGCLYMLWVKP; this is encoded by the coding sequence ATGAAAAACCAGACAATGGTCAAAAAGTTCGATCGGCAGTCAAAAACGTATGACAAGCGGAGGGGCAACGATCCTACCGATAAATACCGGGAGCGCATCATTCCGGAAGCTGAAGGTAAGGTTTTGGAGGTGGGTATTGGTGCCGGAGGGAATTTTCCGTACTACGAAGCTGATATTGAGCTGACAGGTGTCGACTTCAGTCCCAAAATGATTAATGCGGCCCAGGAGGCAGCTTCAGCCTATCCCTTTGAAGCGACACTGTACGAGGCGGATATAGCAGAGCTGGATTTTGATGAAAACAGTTTTGACACTATCGTCTCCACGCTGTCATTCTGTGCCTATGAGCACCCGGATGATGTACTTGGGAATTTTGCAAAATGGTGCAGGCCCGAAGGAACGATATTGATGATGGAACATGGCGAGAGTACAAACCGTCTGCTCGCAGGGGCACTGAATATAGTGGACCCGGTTTCGATGAAGGTGCTCGGATGCCATCAGAACAGGAATATCTCAGACATTGTAAGGCATTCCGATTTGAAGATCGTGAAGGAGGAGAGGCATCTGGCCGGCTGCCTTTATATGCTGTGGGTAAAACCTTGA
- the aldA gene encoding aldehyde dehydrogenase yields the protein MKDHQIYINGEYTSSTGDEWIDIINPATEEVISRTPKGTSEDVDRAVEAASQAQPAWEQVPNIERGRIVRKMGEKIAERRETFIDLLQEEQGKDYELASGEVDLAIDYFEYMSEWARRIEGDIVPSDRSNENILVYKKPIGVVAGIIPWNFPVFILARKVATALMTGCTVVIKPSQHTPNTTMEFTRIVDEMSEVPAGIYNVVTGAGSEIGNALASHKDVHMVTMTGSITAGTKVMEAAAQNITKVNLELGGKAPAIVTENADLDLAAEEITTSRLANNGQACTNAERVYVHESVAEELTRKLKEKFEAQTFGDPRKDKEADLGPLVNQDRLETVDEMVQNAVSSGAKVVTGGEAADVDAGFFYKPTILTDVTHESDIMTDEIFGPVLPISTFSTLDEAIEKANDTVYGLSSSVYTEDLNEAMRVINEMKFGETYVNRENFEAVQGYHAGMRQSGLGGTDGKYGVEDFLVTQVVYMQYKENKK from the coding sequence GTGAAGGACCATCAAATATATATAAATGGCGAATATACATCCTCGACCGGAGACGAATGGATCGACATCATCAACCCGGCGACCGAGGAAGTGATATCCAGGACACCTAAAGGCACATCAGAAGATGTGGACAGGGCAGTGGAAGCTGCTTCCCAGGCCCAGCCTGCATGGGAGCAGGTGCCGAACATCGAGCGGGGCAGGATTGTACGCAAGATGGGTGAGAAGATCGCCGAAAGAAGAGAGACTTTCATAGATCTGCTCCAGGAAGAGCAGGGGAAGGATTACGAGTTGGCAAGCGGTGAAGTGGATCTGGCGATAGACTATTTCGAATACATGTCCGAATGGGCGAGAAGAATCGAAGGCGATATCGTTCCAAGTGACAGGTCCAATGAGAACATCCTTGTCTACAAGAAGCCGATCGGCGTAGTGGCCGGGATCATCCCGTGGAACTTCCCGGTCTTCATCCTGGCACGGAAAGTGGCCACTGCACTGATGACCGGCTGTACCGTTGTAATAAAGCCGAGTCAGCATACACCGAACACGACGATGGAATTCACCAGAATCGTAGATGAGATGTCAGAGGTTCCTGCAGGCATATATAATGTCGTAACAGGTGCAGGCTCTGAAATCGGCAATGCCCTGGCTTCACACAAGGACGTGCACATGGTGACGATGACAGGCAGCATCACCGCCGGTACAAAAGTGATGGAGGCAGCGGCGCAGAACATTACAAAAGTGAATCTCGAGCTCGGTGGCAAGGCGCCCGCCATAGTGACTGAAAATGCAGACCTCGATCTTGCGGCAGAAGAGATCACGACTTCAAGGCTTGCCAATAATGGGCAAGCCTGCACAAATGCGGAGCGTGTCTATGTCCATGAGAGTGTTGCTGAGGAACTGACCCGTAAGCTCAAGGAGAAGTTTGAAGCGCAGACATTCGGAGATCCACGCAAAGACAAGGAGGCGGATCTCGGCCCCCTCGTCAATCAGGACCGTCTGGAAACAGTGGATGAGATGGTGCAGAATGCAGTTTCATCTGGTGCAAAAGTGGTTACGGGTGGAGAAGCCGCAGATGTCGACGCAGGATTCTTCTATAAACCGACGATCCTCACAGATGTTACACATGAGTCCGACATCATGACGGATGAAATATTCGGGCCGGTGTTGCCGATATCAACGTTCAGCACATTGGATGAGGCCATTGAAAAAGCCAATGATACCGTATATGGACTTTCATCATCAGTTTACACGGAGGACCTGAACGAAGCGATGCGTGTCATCAATGAGATGAAGTTCGGTGAAACTTACGTCAACCGTGAAAACTTCGAGGCTGTTCAGGGATACCATGCAGGAATGCGCCAATCTGGCCTTGGCGGCACAGACGGCAAATACGGAGTAGAGGATTTCCTTGTAACCCAGGTGGTCTATATGCAGTATAAGGAAAACAAAAAATAG
- a CDS encoding ATP-dependent Clp protease ATP-binding subunit: protein MKCQNCGINDANVNLAMNINNQKTQVHLCNECFREIRGQMMGGGDFFSGSPFENSGSNDKQFQGNGNGQAGTRTRQKQAAGGDGLLDQLGKNVSDEARAGNIDPIIGRDTEIKRVIETLNRRNKNNPVLIGEPGVGKTAIAEGLALKITEGAVPAKLTNKEIYVLDVASLVANTGIRGQFEERMKQLIAELQERKDVILFIDEIHQIVGAGTAESSQMDAGNILKPALARGEVQIIGATTLKEYRQIEKDAALERRLQPILVKEPTLDEAEQILQGIKDRYEKFHEVRYSDDAIHAFVTLSDRYIQDRFLPDKAIDLMDEVGSRLNLSNAESDSNSIQQRLNEIAREKEEAAEREEYERAANLKYQEIQLEKQLEKAKDKEQVLDVEVSDIQLIVEEKTGIPVTKLQADEQKKMRDLEGELAKKVIGQEEAVGKVAKAVRRSRAGLKSKHRPIGSFLFVGPTGVGKTELTKALAEELFGSRESMIRLDMSEYMEKHTVSKIIGSPPGYVGHEEAGQLTEKVRRNPYSIILLDEIEKAHPDVQNMFLQIMEDGHLTDSHGRTVSFKDTVIIMTSNAGTGVNTASVGFNPDKHESVSTLDNLSDYFKPEFLNRFDSIINFNALTEDNLIEIVDLMLAELQETVEENDISITITDEAKRELARLGYDKRFGARPLRRVIQDKIEDQLTDLILEEETIDNVRVQLEDEEIAVVKG from the coding sequence ATGAAATGTCAAAATTGTGGTATCAATGATGCGAATGTCAATTTGGCAATGAACATCAATAACCAGAAGACACAAGTCCACTTATGCAATGAATGTTTCCGTGAAATCAGAGGCCAGATGATGGGCGGCGGTGATTTCTTTTCGGGGTCTCCTTTCGAAAATTCAGGGTCCAATGATAAGCAGTTTCAAGGGAATGGCAACGGCCAGGCCGGAACAAGAACAAGACAGAAACAGGCTGCCGGAGGCGATGGTCTGCTGGATCAGCTTGGCAAGAACGTTTCCGATGAAGCGCGGGCAGGCAACATAGACCCGATCATCGGACGTGATACGGAAATCAAGCGTGTCATCGAAACGCTGAACAGAAGGAATAAGAACAATCCGGTACTGATCGGTGAGCCGGGTGTCGGTAAGACCGCTATTGCTGAAGGTCTGGCACTCAAGATCACCGAAGGGGCAGTTCCTGCCAAACTGACCAATAAAGAGATCTACGTTCTTGACGTGGCATCACTCGTAGCGAATACAGGCATCCGCGGTCAATTTGAAGAGCGCATGAAGCAGCTGATTGCTGAGCTTCAGGAACGCAAGGATGTCATCCTGTTCATCGATGAGATCCACCAGATCGTCGGTGCAGGGACAGCGGAAAGTTCACAGATGGATGCAGGCAACATTTTGAAGCCGGCATTGGCACGTGGTGAAGTGCAGATCATCGGTGCGACGACACTTAAGGAGTATCGCCAGATTGAAAAGGATGCGGCCCTTGAACGCCGTCTGCAGCCGATCCTCGTAAAAGAGCCGACACTGGACGAAGCGGAGCAGATTCTCCAGGGGATTAAGGACCGTTACGAAAAATTCCACGAAGTACGCTACTCCGACGATGCCATCCATGCATTCGTTACACTAAGTGACCGCTATATCCAGGATCGTTTCCTGCCGGATAAGGCAATCGACCTTATGGATGAAGTCGGCTCACGCCTCAACCTCTCTAATGCGGAAAGCGATTCGAACTCCATCCAGCAGCGTCTGAATGAAATCGCCCGGGAAAAAGAGGAGGCAGCTGAGCGTGAAGAGTATGAAAGAGCTGCAAACCTCAAGTATCAGGAAATACAGCTTGAAAAGCAGCTTGAGAAGGCCAAGGATAAGGAACAGGTGCTCGATGTCGAAGTTTCAGACATCCAATTGATCGTCGAAGAGAAGACGGGCATTCCTGTAACGAAACTTCAGGCCGATGAACAGAAGAAGATGCGGGATCTTGAAGGTGAACTTGCCAAGAAGGTCATCGGACAGGAGGAGGCGGTCGGCAAGGTGGCCAAAGCTGTGCGCCGCAGCCGTGCCGGGCTGAAGTCCAAGCATCGTCCAATCGGGTCATTCCTATTTGTCGGACCGACGGGTGTCGGTAAGACGGAATTGACAAAGGCACTGGCTGAAGAGCTTTTCGGCTCCCGTGAATCTATGATCAGGCTCGACATGAGTGAGTACATGGAGAAGCATACAGTGTCCAAGATCATCGGTTCACCACCGGGATATGTCGGACACGAAGAAGCGGGGCAGCTGACTGAGAAGGTCCGCCGCAACCCTTACAGCATCATTCTGCTGGATGAGATAGAAAAAGCCCATCCGGATGTACAGAACATGTTCCTGCAGATCATGGAAGATGGTCATCTGACAGATTCCCATGGCCGTACGGTCAGCTTCAAGGATACCGTCATCATCATGACGAGCAACGCAGGAACTGGCGTGAATACAGCAAGCGTCGGCTTCAATCCGGACAAGCATGAATCCGTATCGACGCTGGACAACTTGAGCGACTACTTCAAGCCTGAATTCCTGAACCGCTTCGATTCAATCATCAACTTCAATGCATTGACTGAAGACAACCTGATTGAAATCGTCGACCTGATGCTTGCAGAACTTCAGGAGACTGTCGAGGAGAACGACATCAGCATCACAATCACTGATGAAGCCAAGCGTGAACTTGCACGGCTCGGTTATGACAAACGGTTCGGTGCAAGGCCGCTCCGCAGGGTTATCCAGGATAAGATAGAAGATCAGCTGACCGACCTCATCCTGGAGGAAGAGACTATAGATAATGTGAGAGTACAGTTGGAAGACGAAGAGATTGCAGTTGTGAAAGGCTAG
- a CDS encoding cystathionine gamma-synthase family protein, producing the protein MKRNVDHATEAVWAGEKAYRVHGASQVPVVNSVAYNYDDLDHWYQVAIGEEDGHIYGRNTNPTVASFEDKIKQMEGAEAATSFSTGMAAISNTLHTFLRPGDRVVSIKDTYGGTNKIFTEFLPKLDIEIELCETGNHEAMENEIKKGCRLIHLETPTNPTVKITDIERIAELAREQDALLVVDNTFATPILQNPLSLGADLVVHSATKFLGGHADALGGVLCGRKDLVEQVFHYREINGATMDPNAAYLMIRGMKTLDLRVWKQTENAGRLAEYLSGHPAVAEVFYPGLENHPNHEIAKKQMKGFGSMFSFSLHGGMEAVKEVLPRLEFANRAANLGAVETTVGPARTTSHVESTPEERAELGIAEGLIRYSAGIESFDDLKQDLENALQALNVSNAQS; encoded by the coding sequence ATGAAGAGAAATGTAGATCATGCAACGGAAGCTGTTTGGGCAGGGGAGAAGGCGTACCGGGTACATGGCGCCAGCCAGGTGCCGGTCGTGAACAGCGTCGCCTATAACTACGACGACCTCGACCATTGGTATCAGGTGGCCATCGGAGAAGAAGACGGCCATATCTATGGGAGAAATACGAATCCGACCGTCGCTTCATTCGAGGACAAGATCAAGCAGATGGAAGGTGCTGAAGCGGCTACAAGCTTTTCCACCGGGATGGCTGCAATCAGCAACACCCTGCACACCTTCCTCCGTCCAGGGGACCGTGTCGTCAGCATCAAGGACACATACGGTGGAACAAACAAGATATTCACGGAGTTTCTGCCGAAGCTCGATATTGAAATTGAGCTGTGTGAGACAGGCAACCATGAAGCGATGGAAAATGAAATCAAAAAAGGCTGCCGGCTAATCCATCTTGAAACACCGACCAACCCGACTGTAAAGATTACTGATATCGAAAGGATCGCAGAACTTGCCAGGGAGCAGGATGCCCTGCTTGTCGTGGACAATACATTTGCAACTCCAATTCTGCAGAACCCGCTGTCACTTGGAGCCGACCTTGTCGTCCACAGTGCCACGAAATTTCTGGGCGGACATGCAGATGCACTCGGCGGGGTGCTGTGCGGAAGAAAGGACCTTGTCGAGCAGGTCTTCCACTATCGTGAAATCAATGGTGCCACAATGGACCCCAATGCCGCCTACCTGATGATCAGAGGAATGAAGACATTGGATCTCAGGGTCTGGAAGCAGACCGAAAACGCAGGCAGGCTTGCTGAATACCTTTCCGGCCACCCTGCTGTGGCTGAAGTATTCTATCCGGGACTTGAGAACCATCCGAACCATGAAATCGCAAAAAAACAGATGAAAGGATTCGGCAGCATGTTCAGCTTCTCCCTGCATGGCGGGATGGAAGCTGTCAAAGAAGTGCTGCCACGGCTTGAATTCGCAAACAGGGCAGCCAACCTGGGCGCCGTCGAAACAACAGTCGGACCGGCCAGGACGACCAGCCATGTGGAATCCACTCCGGAAGAGCGGGCGGAACTCGGAATCGCTGAAGGCCTCATCCGTTATTCTGCAGGCATAGAATCATTCGACGACTTGAAGCAGGACCTTGAAAATGCGCTGCAGGCACTCAACGTGTCCAATGCCCAATCCTGA
- a CDS encoding M24 family metallopeptidase, with translation MFSKEEYDIRMNNTKQKMLQYGVEGLIISNPSNMYYLTGYDAWSFYVNQVVLVFIDMDEPIWIGRQMDASGAMMTTWMKESSIRFYPDNYVQSTIRHPMDYVAEVLIECGQDDKKIGVEMDSFYYTAMCHERLQIGLPNAELKDTGNLVSWVRVLKSDTEISYMKNAAQIVEKAMQAAYDTVNIGVRENEVAAAITHAQIYGSDDFGGDYTSMVPMLPAGKMTASPHITWSDRRYIEGDILTLEIAGCYKRYHTPLARTMILGKAPGHVQEVADVINEGINETLYHMTPGTTAEEVNEVWTRTIGKHGYVKNARIGYSIGLSYPPDWGEHTISFRAGDHTMLQPNMTFHLMPGLWFDNFGVSITESVYITEGGAETFASFDRKIFEKTAE, from the coding sequence ATGTTCTCCAAAGAAGAATATGATATCAGAATGAACAATACGAAACAGAAGATGCTGCAGTATGGGGTTGAGGGTTTGATCATATCCAATCCCTCAAACATGTATTATCTGACGGGATACGATGCATGGAGCTTCTATGTAAATCAGGTCGTCCTGGTCTTCATCGATATGGACGAACCCATATGGATCGGCCGGCAGATGGATGCCAGTGGAGCAATGATGACGACATGGATGAAGGAATCCAGCATCCGCTTCTATCCCGACAATTATGTACAGTCGACCATCAGGCATCCCATGGATTACGTGGCTGAAGTACTGATCGAATGCGGCCAGGATGATAAGAAGATCGGTGTCGAAATGGATTCCTTCTACTATACGGCAATGTGCCATGAACGTCTGCAGATCGGTCTCCCCAATGCCGAGCTGAAGGATACCGGCAACCTGGTGAGCTGGGTCAGGGTCCTTAAAAGCGATACAGAAATCAGCTACATGAAGAATGCTGCACAGATTGTGGAAAAGGCCATGCAGGCCGCATACGACACCGTCAATATCGGTGTCCGGGAAAATGAAGTAGCAGCGGCCATTACACATGCCCAGATCTATGGCAGCGATGATTTCGGCGGCGACTATACTTCCATGGTCCCCATGTTACCTGCCGGAAAGATGACCGCCAGTCCCCACATTACATGGTCGGACAGAAGATATATCGAGGGGGATATACTGACACTAGAAATTGCCGGATGCTATAAACGGTATCATACGCCACTGGCCCGCACCATGATCCTCGGTAAAGCCCCTGGGCACGTGCAGGAGGTGGCAGATGTAATAAATGAAGGCATCAATGAAACGCTCTACCACATGACCCCGGGCACTACAGCCGAAGAGGTGAATGAGGTGTGGACCCGCACCATCGGCAAGCACGGATATGTGAAGAACGCCCGTATCGGATACTCCATCGGACTCAGCTACCCACCCGACTGGGGGGAGCATACCATCAGCTTCAGGGCGGGAGACCACACCATGCTTCAGCCGAACATGACCTTCCACCTCATGCCCGGCCTATGGTTCGACAACTTCGGTGTCTCCATCACCGAATCGGTCTATATCACAGAAGGCGGGGCAGAGACTTTCGCCTCCTTCGACCGCAAGATTTTCGAAAAGACGGCGGAATAA
- a CDS encoding SurA N-terminal domain-containing protein yields MKKLLFSLSLGTSLAVLAACGGGDESAENTNEETETQEEAASGNNEEAASENSDKSAEAEQGEGHPEMPEPDLEGIPDVVAEVNGEEITKEEFEQTYTNQFQSAAMQQQMTGEEIDQDQMKKDILDGMISQRLFIQEVDNRDMSASEEEVDEIVGQLVEQNGFESEDELFAAFEEQGMAKEEVISQIETDSKITKMIEEETGEIDPTEEELQAMYDQMTAQQEESGQGEVPSFEEIKPQLEDQVKMEKETMAAQNLASELREDADVTVHL; encoded by the coding sequence ATGAAGAAATTATTATTCAGCCTATCCCTCGGCACATCCTTGGCTGTTCTGGCAGCATGTGGTGGCGGAGATGAATCTGCAGAAAATACAAATGAAGAAACGGAAACACAGGAGGAAGCGGCATCAGGCAATAATGAGGAAGCAGCTTCTGAAAATAGTGATAAGTCTGCTGAAGCAGAGCAGGGTGAAGGACATCCTGAAATGCCGGAACCGGATCTTGAAGGCATACCGGATGTCGTTGCTGAAGTGAACGGTGAGGAAATCACGAAGGAAGAATTCGAGCAGACATACACCAATCAATTCCAGTCGGCAGCGATGCAGCAGCAGATGACCGGTGAAGAAATCGACCAGGATCAGATGAAAAAAGACATCCTCGATGGCATGATCAGTCAGAGGCTCTTCATCCAGGAAGTGGACAATCGTGATATGAGTGCCTCTGAAGAGGAAGTCGATGAAATCGTAGGACAGCTGGTCGAACAGAATGGATTCGAATCTGAAGATGAGCTCTTCGCTGCCTTTGAAGAGCAGGGCATGGCAAAAGAAGAAGTGATATCCCAGATTGAAACGGATAGTAAAATCACGAAGATGATCGAAGAAGAGACTGGCGAAATTGACCCTACAGAGGAAGAACTTCAGGCAATGTATGATCAGATGACGGCGCAGCAGGAAGAATCGGGCCAAGGGGAAGTCCCTTCCTTTGAAGAGATCAAGCCGCAGCTTGAAGACCAGGTGAAGATGGAGAAGGAAACAATGGCTGCACAGAACCTCGCTTCAGAGCTTCGTGAAGATGCAGATGTGACGGTTCATCTATAA
- the glmS gene encoding glutamine--fructose-6-phosphate transaminase (isomerizing) — translation MCGIVGYIGNKDVKEILLYGLEKMEYRGYDSAGIGVRDENEVKVFKEKGRIKDLREKVDMDFDATVGIGHTRWATHGVPNVKNAHPHQSADGRFTLVHNGVIENYEQVRQEHIPDVELVSSTDTEIIVEIMSKFAQEGLSTEEAFTKTLDILHGSYAIGLLDEEEPDVIYAAKNKSPLLLGRGDGFNVITSDAMAMLQQTNEFVELMDGEVVLLKRDEIIIKDKTGKEVDRESYIAEIDESDTEKGTYDHYMLKEINDQPAAMRKIIQEYQDEDENLKIDAEIINQLKDSDRIYVIAAGTSYHAGLIGKEFFEKWAGVPTEVHVASEFVYNTPMLSEKPLFIFISQSGETADSRAVLVEIKKLGHKSLTVTNVPGSTLSREADQTLTLHAGPEIAVASTKAYTAQIAVLSILAQVAARELDKGTEINLMQELAKVTTAITAIIDDAPAIEQIVNEYLETTRNAFFIGRTMDYYVGLEGALKLKEISYIQAEGFAGGELKHGTIALIEENTPVFALATQEKVNLNIRGNAQEVEARGAKVCMVSMEGLDQEGDTYVIPRVHEMLTPLVSVVVYQFIAYYAALHRGNDVDKPRNLAKSVTVE, via the coding sequence ATGTGTGGAATCGTTGGATATATTGGAAATAAAGATGTGAAGGAAATATTGCTGTACGGGCTTGAGAAGATGGAGTACCGTGGCTACGACTCTGCAGGCATCGGGGTTAGGGATGAAAATGAAGTGAAAGTCTTCAAGGAAAAGGGAAGGATCAAGGATCTGCGTGAAAAGGTGGATATGGACTTTGATGCGACAGTGGGCATCGGCCATACAAGATGGGCGACACACGGTGTGCCGAACGTCAAGAATGCACACCCGCATCAGAGTGCTGACGGACGTTTCACGCTTGTCCATAATGGCGTCATCGAAAACTATGAACAGGTCAGACAGGAGCACATTCCTGATGTGGAACTTGTTTCAAGTACTGATACTGAAATCATAGTTGAAATCATGTCCAAGTTCGCACAGGAAGGCCTCTCTACAGAAGAAGCATTCACTAAGACACTGGATATCCTCCACGGTTCATATGCAATTGGGCTGCTGGATGAGGAAGAGCCGGATGTCATCTATGCTGCAAAAAACAAATCCCCACTGCTGCTCGGCAGAGGCGATGGCTTCAATGTCATCACTTCCGATGCCATGGCGATGCTGCAGCAGACGAATGAATTCGTCGAACTGATGGATGGCGAAGTCGTACTGCTCAAGAGAGATGAAATCATCATCAAGGATAAGACCGGCAAAGAAGTGGATCGGGAATCATATATTGCAGAAATCGATGAAAGTGATACCGAGAAGGGCACATATGACCACTACATGCTCAAGGAGATCAACGATCAGCCGGCTGCAATGCGCAAGATCATCCAGGAGTATCAGGATGAAGACGAGAACCTCAAGATCGATGCCGAAATCATCAACCAGCTGAAGGACTCCGACCGCATCTATGTCATCGCTGCCGGAACCAGCTATCATGCAGGTCTGATCGGCAAGGAATTCTTTGAGAAATGGGCAGGTGTGCCGACGGAAGTACATGTCGCTTCGGAATTCGTATATAATACGCCAATGCTGTCGGAGAAACCGCTCTTCATCTTCATCTCACAATCCGGTGAGACTGCAGACAGCCGTGCCGTACTGGTTGAAATCAAGAAGCTTGGCCACAAATCCCTGACAGTGACGAACGTACCGGGCTCCACGCTTTCAAGGGAAGCAGACCAGACACTCACCCTGCATGCGGGACCTGAGATTGCCGTCGCTTCAACGAAGGCCTATACAGCTCAGATTGCCGTCCTTTCCATCCTGGCCCAGGTAGCGGCAAGGGAGCTTGACAAGGGTACGGAAATCAACCTGATGCAGGAACTTGCCAAAGTCACGACGGCCATCACGGCCATCATTGACGATGCGCCCGCGATTGAGCAGATCGTCAACGAGTACCTTGAGACGACGCGCAATGCATTCTTCATCGGAAGGACGATGGACTACTATGTCGGACTCGAAGGCGCCCTCAAGCTCAAGGAAATCTCCTATATCCAGGCAGAAGGATTCGCCGGCGGGGAGCTCAAGCACGGTACGATTGCACTGATTGAAGAGAACACCCCGGTCTTTGCACTCGCTACACAGGAGAAAGTGAACCTGAACATCCGCGGCAATGCGCAGGAAGTAGAAGCACGCGGCGCCAAAGTGTGTATGGTATCCATGGAAGGATTGGACCAGGAAGGCGACACATATGTCATCCCGCGTGTCCATGAGATGCTTACACCACTCGTATCTGTAGTCGTATACCAGTTCATCGCATACTATGCAGCACTGCACCGCGGCAACGATGTCGACAAGCCACGCAACCTGGCGAAGTCCGTCACAGTGGAATAG
- the glmM gene encoding phosphoglucosamine mutase has protein sequence MGKYFGTDGVRGVANTELTPELAFKLGRFGGYVLAGQKSENKTVLVGRDTRISGEMLESALVAGLLSIGAEVMRLGIISTPGVAYLTKEMEADAGVMISASHNPVGDNGIKFFGADGFKLTDDQEAEIEKLLDMEEDTLPRPTGADLGNKSDYYEGGQKYVSYLKSTVDEDFEGMKIALDGAHGSTYSLAPYLFGDLEADTVTVGCNPDGTNINAGVGSTNPEKVVELVKEESCDFGFAFDGDGDRIIAVDEKGNIVDGDKIMFILAQHMKSEGMLKDDMVVSTVMSNLGFYKALEAHGLKSDKTKVGDRYVVEEMRSGGYSLGGEQSGHIIMMDYNTTGDGLLTGVHLASIIKSSGKTLSELAGQVETFPQELVNIRVTDKYNVANNALVAEKIEAVEKEMDGNGRVLVRASGTEPLVRVMVEAETEELARQYSNDIAEVVQAEMGLD, from the coding sequence ATGGGTAAATATTTTGGAACTGATGGAGTAAGAGGTGTAGCAAACACTGAACTGACCCCGGAACTTGCATTCAAATTGGGAAGATTCGGCGGTTACGTACTGGCAGGACAAAAAAGTGAGAATAAGACGGTACTGGTTGGGCGCGACACGCGTATTTCAGGAGAGATGCTCGAGTCGGCACTCGTAGCTGGACTGCTTTCCATCGGAGCGGAAGTCATGAGGCTCGGCATCATTTCCACGCCGGGCGTCGCATACCTGACGAAGGAGATGGAGGCGGATGCTGGAGTCATGATCTCTGCTTCCCATAATCCTGTAGGGGATAACGGCATCAAGTTCTTCGGTGCGGATGGATTCAAGCTCACTGATGACCAGGAGGCGGAAATTGAAAAACTTCTGGACATGGAGGAAGATACATTGCCAAGGCCTACGGGTGCCGATCTGGGCAATAAATCCGACTACTATGAAGGCGGCCAGAAATATGTAAGCTACCTCAAGTCGACAGTCGATGAGGATTTCGAAGGTATGAAAATTGCGCTCGATGGTGCCCACGGCTCCACATATTCCCTTGCGCCGTATCTTTTTGGGGATCTTGAAGCGGATACCGTTACTGTAGGCTGCAACCCGGACGGCACAAATATCAACGCCGGTGTCGGTTCCACCAATCCTGAAAAGGTCGTCGAACTCGTCAAGGAGGAATCCTGTGATTTTGGATTTGCCTTTGATGGAGATGGCGACAGGATCATTGCAGTGGATGAAAAAGGAAACATTGTCGATGGAGACAAGATCATGTTCATTCTGGCCCAGCACATGAAGTCTGAAGGCATGCTGAAGGATGATATGGTCGTATCTACTGTAATGAGCAACCTGGGCTTCTACAAGGCACTTGAGGCACATGGCCTGAAGAGTGACAAGACGAAAGTCGGTGACCGTTATGTCGTCGAAGAGATGCGGTCAGGCGGCTACAGCCTTGGTGGCGAACAATCCGGCCACATCATCATGATGGACTACAACACGACGGGAGACGGCCTGTTGACCGGCGTCCACCTCGCATCCATCATCAAATCGTCAGGCAAGACACTGAGTGAACTTGCAGGTCAGGTGGAAACATTCCCTCAGGAGCTTGTGAATATACGTGTTACAGATAAATATAACGTGGCGAATAACGCACTGGTGGCCGAAAAGATCGAAGCAGTCGAAAAAGAGATGGACGGCAACGGCCGCGTCCTCGTCAGAGCGTCAGGCACGGAACCGCTCGTCCGCGTAATGGTGGAAGCGGAGACGGAAGAACTGGCAAGACAATACAGCAATGACATCGCTGAAGTGGTCCAGGCAGAAATGGGTCTCGACTAA